Proteins from one Chiloscyllium punctatum isolate Juve2018m chromosome 4, sChiPun1.3, whole genome shotgun sequence genomic window:
- the LOC140475917 gene encoding B2 bradykinin receptor-like, protein MIVHTSPNQSLVTAPNLSAVNSSNGSLVCPEGNFWEWLYTFQPIYIMVVCVIGVVGNSFVLIVLCLQKGRCTVPDLYLGNLAGADLLLLAGLPFWAVNIALHYEWPFGDFLCRYVNSVIYMNFYSSVYFLVMVSIDRYLALVKVFHYSRIRTLSCVKINCLIIWMFGVLMSSPIIIFRRVIYVEDLNISACLLDYPNKYWVLKMDILMVAIGFLIPAFILCFCTFQVLKVLRNNQMQRFKQVHKESKAAILVLAVLLAFVICWLPFQLLRFLRIFLFSNILQGCSLERAVSNSNQIASFLACTNSCINPVLYVLVGKQFRKKAQEVWVRARSRSLQTLNDSLTSRTTTVKS, encoded by the coding sequence ATGATTGTCCACACATCTCCCAACCAGTCCCTGGTAACGGCTCCTAATCTCAGCGCAGTCAACAGCTCCAATGGCTCACTTGTTTGCCCCGAAGGTAATTTCTGGGAGTGGCTGTACACCTTTCAGCCGATTTACATCATGGTGGTGTGTGTCATTGGCGTTGTGGGGAACAGCTTTGTCCTGATCGTCCTGTGTTTACAGAAAGGACGTTGCACGGTGCCAGATCTCTACCTGGGGAATCTGGCTGGGGCTGACCTGCTCCTGTTGGCTGGCCTCCCCTTCTGGGCCGTTAACATTGCCCTACACTACGAATGGCCTTTTGGAGATTTCCTGTGCCGTTACGTCAACTCGGTGATTTATATGAACTTTTACAGCAGTGTCTACTTCTTGGTGATGGTCAGCATTGACCGCTACCTGGCTCTGGTGAAAGTCTTTCATTACAGCAGAATACGGACACTCTCATGTGTCAAGATCAACTGCCTCATCATCTGGATGTTCGGCGTGCTGATGAGTAGTCCCATCATCATATTCCGAAGAGTGATCTATGTGGAAGATTTGAACATCTCTGCCTGTTTACTTGATTACCCTAATAAGTATTGGGTTCTGAAGATGGACATTCTGATGGTTGCCATTGGTTTCCTGATCCCTGCGTtcatcctctgtttctgcacATTTCAGGTCCTGAAGGTCCTGAGAAACAACCAAATGCAGCGCTTCAAGCAAGTACATAAGGAAAGCAAGGCAGCCATCTTGGTGCTCGCTGTCCTTTTGGCCTTTGTCATTTGCTGGCTGCCATTTCAACTGCTGCGGTTCCTCAGGATCTTTCTGTTTTCAAACATCCTGCAGGGCTGCTCATTAGAAAGAGCGGTTAGTAACAGCAATCAGATTGCGAGCTTCCTGGCCTGCACCAACAGCTGCATTAACCCCGTGCTCTATGTCCTTGTGGGAAAGCAGTTCAGGAAGAAAGCACAGGAGGTGTGGGTCCGAGCTAGGAGCAGGTCATTACAGACTTTGAATGACTCCCTCACAAGCCGCACCACAACAGTAAAGAGTTAA